Sequence from the Corallococcus sp. EGB genome:
CAGCGGCAGCGCGAGGGGGCTCTTGCCCACGCGGGCGAGCGCGATGCCGGCGAGGGCGAGCTGCCCCGCGCACGCCAGCAGGCTGACCCACATGGCGCCGGTCATCGCGCGCCTCCCGCGCTCAGAGCATGCCCAGCCGGCGGGCGTTGGCGGGGTCGACCGCCGCGGACTCCCAGCGCCGCACCGCCGACTCGCGCTCCACGTCGGGCGCGTCCGCGTAGTAGCCCAGCGTGTCGTGCAGGGCGCGGCTCAGCTCCTCGATGGCGGCGAGCCGCACGTCCAGCTCCCGGTGGCGCAGCGCGGCCACCAGCCAGTCCGCGCGACGGCGGCTGCGGTTCTCCGCCCACCACGCGGACCACTGGCGCGGCTGGAGGCCCAGCGTGGCGCGGGTGACTTCGCGCAGCGCCTCCGCGGCAGCCTGCGCGCACATGGCGTCGTCGCTGCCGGTGAGGTTGATGAGGCCCTCGATGGCGTCGCGGTCGTGCAGCGTGCCCAGCGCGCGGGCCGCCAGCGAGCGGCGCAGCGCGTCCCGGCTGGCCATCTCCTGGCGCAGGTCGCGCAGGGACGCGTCCAGGCGAGGCAGGTGCTTGAGCGCGGCGGCGGCGACGCGCGCGGCGCTGGAGATGTCCGGCTCCATGTCGAACAGACCGCGCAGCACGCCGTCCACCAGCTCCGCGTAGGGCAGGTTGCCCGCGGTGAGCAGCGCCAGGTAGCGCGTATCCGCGTCGTTCGAATCCAGGAGCGGCGCCAGCGCCACGGCCGCGGGACGGCCCAGGCGCGACAGCGCCGCGGGGATGGGGCCCAGCTCGTCCGCCTCCGGCAGCTCCACGACGGGCAGGCGGCTCCAGGCGGTGGGACCGGGGAAGTGCTGCGCGAGCACGCGCGCGCTGGCTTCCGGCGAACGCGCCAGCTCCGCGATGGCGCTGGAGCGCTGGGACGCATCCGGACCGGTGAGCCGGCGCAACAGCGGCGTGAAGTCCGGGGGCGGGCGCTCCTCGGGAGACAGCACCCGCGGAGGCAGCGCGGCGGCGCGGCCCAGGTTGGCCACGCCGCCACGGCCGAAGACGGGGTTCCATCCGAGCCCGGCGACCACGGCGGGCGCGGGCGCGGGCTGGACCGGGGCCGGGAAGCCGGGCACGTCCACGTCGATGGTGATGTCCTCCTCGGGCGCGCGCAGCTCGGACACGCGCTGCTTGCGGAAGAGGATGAGCTCCTGGAAGGCGGCCGGCAGGTCCTGGCAGAACAGGATGTAGTCGCTCAGCCGGCGCTGGCTCATGGGCTTCTGGCCGCAGTCGCCGTAGAGGATGGCCACGAGGCGGCCCTTCACCTCGACCGGGTACAGGAAGACGGTGCGAGGGGCCTGACGGCCGAAGAGCTCCAGGTAGTGCCGCGTGAGCGCGTCCGGCGGCAGAGGGCCCGCATAGCTGCCGCGCGTGACCGCGACGGTGCGGAAGACGCTGCTCGCGTCGAGCGGGATGGAGACCTGGGCCAGGGCGTTCGCGTCCCAGCCCTCGCCGCGCGAGTCCCAACCACCGGCGGCGCCGCGCACGACGGCGAAGGCGGCCACGTAGTCGAACGTGCGGCGGCCGAAGCGCAGCGCCACGTCCAGCAGCCGGTCCAGGTCCCGCGTCGCCTCCCGCAGCGCGGAGCGGGCCTGCGGCAGCGTCCACTCCGGCACGGCGGCGTCCGGCGCGCTGGAGGCACCCGGGACGGACGTGGGCTCCGGCGCGCGAGGCCGGTTCGCGCCCGGGGTGGACGCGGGGTTGCTGAAGATGATGAACGACGGCTCGCCCCGGGGCGGCGCGGGGGGAATGGGCGGCGAGGTCGGCGTGGCGGCCTGGGGCGCGCGGGCCTGCGGCTCGGGCGCGGGAGGCCACACCGCGGGACGGGCTCCCGGGGGCTGCGCGGGGGCGCCCGCGCGGTTCGCCGCGGCCTGGGGACCGGTCGCCGGCGCGCCCTGTGAGGCCGGCGCGGACTGGACGGTGGTGCCCGGTCGCTCGGAGCCCTGCGTGGCCTGCGGCGCGGTGGTGCCCGGACGGGGCGGCTGTGCCGTCGTCGCGGAGGGGCCCGGCCCGCCGAATCCCTGCGTCACGGGCCCCGGTCCGCCGAGGCCCTGCGCGGCCGCGGGAGCCTGCTGCACGGTGCTTCCAGGACGGCTTGGAGCCGTCTGCGGCGGCGTTGCGTACGCACCGGGCGCGGCGGGGCGGCCGCCCTGGGCGGGACCCTGCGGTGCGGAGGCGGGCGTGTTGGCTTGTCCCACGGGCGACAGCACGGGGATGGGCTGTGGCGGCGGGACGGGACGCTCTCCCGGCGGGTAGAGCGTCGGCGGCGCGGCATTGCCCGACGCACCCCGGTTCGGCGCCTGCGCGGGCGGGGTGGCCGGCATGTTCAGCCGCAGGGGCTCACGCGTGTACGCGGGCGGCGGGATGTCCGCGGCCACCGGCGGCGGCGTGGGGCGCTGGACCGCGCGGGCCGTGGTCACCGGCCCCGCGGAGGTGTTCAGGCGCAGCGGCTCGCGCACGTACGCGGGGGGCGGGATGTCCGCGGGCTCGGGCCCACGCGCGGCGGCGGGACGGGGCGCGGCGGGCACGGGCTCCTGGGCCACGGAGCGCGCCAGCTGCTCCACCATGTCCACCGTCATCGACTCGTCATCCGGCGGCGGAGGCGGGGGCGGCGTGAGCGACCCGGCCTGCCGGGCGAGGGCCTCCGCCAACTGGACGAAGCGGGGCGGCAGCGGCTGGCGGTAGATGACGGAGATCCACTCGCGCACCCGCAGCTCGATGGCGACCCACAGCTCCAGCGGCTTGCCCAGCAGGAAGCCGACCTCGTCCAGCTCCTTCTTGGGCACCGGATAGGCGCACGCCACATGCAGCGTGTTGCCGTCCAGCGACAGCGGGACGACGCTCAGGCGTTCGGCGATCTTGGGAGGGATGAAGCTGGCGACGTCGAGGTTCGGCTCGAAGTCCACCAGGTTCACGGGCCGGAAGCCGGAGGCCTCGCCCAACATCGCGAGGACGTCCGCTTCGGAGAGACCGCGCTCCAGGAGCGCCGTGTCCAGGTGGCCTCCCAGGGCTTGATGCTGACGCAACAACTCCCCGGCCTGCTCCTGGGTGAGGAGGGCGCGCGAGACGAGGTGCTGGGCAAGACGCGAAGGCATGAAGGCCGCGGCATCTTACGGCCGCGGCCGCAAGGCACAATGAGCCGGTTTCAGCTCGGTTGGACGACGAAGGTGGACGTCAGCTTGTCATGGAGCGTCTGCCCGCGGCGATCGAACAGCGCCATCCAGAAGCCGCCCAGGAAGAGAACAAAGGAAAGCCCGGCGAGCAGCGCCCGGAAGATGGCCCGGCCCGGGGTGGGCGCCATGCCATGGGTGTCCACCAGCCGCAGGCCCAGGAGCAACCGTCCCAGGGTGCGTCCATTCCACAGGAAGGCGGCGACCGCGCAGTACACGGTGGCGAGCACCACCACCAGGACCGCGCCCGGCAGCAGCACGGTGTGCAGCGCGCGCAGCCAGGCGACGAACGCGTCCAGGCCGGTCAACCCCGGCTGCGGCCCCTTCACGCCGGCAATGGACGAGGCCAGGGTGATGTAGGCCGCCGCAACGGCGCCGATGGCCGCGGTGTCGACGGTGAAGGACAGCAGCCGGCGCCACAGCGACGCGGGCCGGGCGTGGACCTCACCCGAGGCCGGGGCGGCCGGGACCGCGGAGACCTTCGACTTCGTGGGGGCGGCGGGGGCGGCGGCG
This genomic interval carries:
- a CDS encoding FrgA protein: MPSRLAQHLVSRALLTQEQAGELLRQHQALGGHLDTALLERGLSEADVLAMLGEASGFRPVNLVDFEPNLDVASFIPPKIAERLSVVPLSLDGNTLHVACAYPVPKKELDEVGFLLGKPLELWVAIELRVREWISVIYRQPLPPRFVQLAEALARQAGSLTPPPPPPPDDESMTVDMVEQLARSVAQEPVPAAPRPAAARGPEPADIPPPAYVREPLRLNTSAGPVTTARAVQRPTPPPVAADIPPPAYTREPLRLNMPATPPAQAPNRGASGNAAPPTLYPPGERPVPPPQPIPVLSPVGQANTPASAPQGPAQGGRPAAPGAYATPPQTAPSRPGSTVQQAPAAAQGLGGPGPVTQGFGGPGPSATTAQPPRPGTTAPQATQGSERPGTTVQSAPASQGAPATGPQAAANRAGAPAQPPGARPAVWPPAPEPQARAPQAATPTSPPIPPAPPRGEPSFIIFSNPASTPGANRPRAPEPTSVPGASSAPDAAVPEWTLPQARSALREATRDLDRLLDVALRFGRRTFDYVAAFAVVRGAAGGWDSRGEGWDANALAQVSIPLDASSVFRTVAVTRGSYAGPLPPDALTRHYLELFGRQAPRTVFLYPVEVKGRLVAILYGDCGQKPMSQRRLSDYILFCQDLPAAFQELILFRKQRVSELRAPEEDITIDVDVPGFPAPVQPAPAPAVVAGLGWNPVFGRGGVANLGRAAALPPRVLSPEERPPPDFTPLLRRLTGPDASQRSSAIAELARSPEASARVLAQHFPGPTAWSRLPVVELPEADELGPIPAALSRLGRPAAVALAPLLDSNDADTRYLALLTAGNLPYAELVDGVLRGLFDMEPDISSAARVAAAALKHLPRLDASLRDLRQEMASRDALRRSLAARALGTLHDRDAIEGLINLTGSDDAMCAQAAAEALREVTRATLGLQPRQWSAWWAENRSRRRADWLVAALRHRELDVRLAAIEELSRALHDTLGYYADAPDVERESAVRRWESAAVDPANARRLGML